The sequence aataattgtttaaacaacGAAATTTATATTCCATACGAAACTATTAATCACATACCTTACCCCCTTATCCGAAAATCCATAAATAACCACcgatttctttgttaaaataataaatactttcgaCACGTCTTAGACCATATGTTCCTCCTTAAGCcataaactatataacttCCTAGAGTTACCACtcttataccattttgcaTTAAGGGACCAAATTTGGTCCACCAATTGATTACGACCTGAGGAActagaacataaatattaaaattctgtgtACACCcattaacacatatatattaacttattgaAAACGaccttttagatttaaatttataaaaatttacaaacaacaatttatcttttccatataaaatttagtcaagtcattataattaaactcctgtataattataaatattatttttccaacataagttaattaacaagttacttatataattgaacAACTTAAGATTTATCGGGAATacgatattagaaatttttctcatttattctattctacttgtaaattaataatttccaacaaattttttccttatgatcaattaaaaatagtattttataataacaataaaaaacataaaatttattgcaaaataaataaaaaattaacaaaaatttctaaattgccCGAAACTTCGAGGACATGCTTTTTAGcctattttacacattttagccgcgatttttgattttttgacTTAAGGATTCCAAATACCTTTAAATACCCTTACTACTATTAAactaagatttatacaaaatttcaactAAATTGAGACAACTTTAGAATTCTACTATTCAATAGATCACAGTTTTGCgcctgcaaaaatataatttgaaacgtctattttatgcaatatctCCTGACGACCTTATAGGcaaaatttcgtaaacttACCCCTAATAGGTTCCGAAATACTTCCATTTGTTTATAAGACGTCAGCCATCTTGATTTTACTGGTCCATCCTAAGAAGACCGGATCAATTCCATTGTAATAGACTCGAACCGACGATAATCAGTCCCTAATCTCGATTCTCCAAATCATTCcctataatagttaattaaataaattaattatatgaattataaaattccttatTAACAAGTTATGATAATACCTAATACTCACTACTGAATAATAGAGACGATATCTTACTTTAAAGTCACCCTATATACATCTCTtgtataccgggtgtcaaaaaatcattactcgttaaattttaaaattcaaatatctataatattcccAACACTTACATGCTAAAGACATATAAATCTTATCcttatctcttttaattagctccaaataaattaagaataaatgagACCTCAAACAACTGATACTGAAATTCAACAAGACACCTTTGTTGACCCTGAAATTATATTGGAGACcttaatccaatttatagaaaaaaataaagaaaatattatttacaatttagataacattattaaagaatttttaaatcaagcttCTATTATGATAATCccagatcagtaaaaaaatctcCTGATTTATTAGTTCTTAGATCACACTAATCCTGCTCTCGGCGaagccctgggtatagccgatttagacagattacccaaaaacttaaatagagagcaaccctgttattgacaccTCGGTAGATGATAACAGTGGGTTACTGCACGTGACAATagacacatatatacaacTCCTACAACTTTCGGACTATAATTATGCCGAAGTTATTCAGTGTAAAGTGGAAATATCACGAACAATTTATCACTGTGGAGTGCACTCGCATATCTCTGTTGTTTACAATGGAAGAGCAGATTATGTGCACGAAACAGGATACACTCAATGCCTACGGATGTTTCAAGGCGGAACTCTAACCCTGGAAGCAGGAAGTCTCCTCACAGGCTTAAAGGTCAACCAGACTACGTATCGCAGCCTTACCATGGCCGGCCGAATACAAAACGACGGAGCCTGCAAAGGAACTCAATACTCCGATCCTTATGGAACCTGGGACGACGTTGTAGTCCAAGCTGTCGCCCAGATTACTCTCAAGTCTTCGTATGTacctgtaaaattaaattcaggaAAAATACGACTAAGATCTGGAACGATCTGTACACTCGCTGACACCTTCTGTCTCGACTCCGACGACGGATACACGTACTGGAAACCTATGCCTACGTCATCCTGCGACTTCAATATGACGTCCTTTACGAGGGTCCAGCAACCAAAATGATAACCAATATCAATGAATCAACGTCTGCAGTTATCTACAGTTTAACAACTGAAGATATTACTTTAGCTCTTACAAAAACCAAGGAACAACCACTATGTGGATGTACTCTCCTTCGTACAGAGCACCCGAAATTCTTCATTCTGGAAACTAAAAAGGGAGATACATTCGCTAGTCGAAGTACTATCCCAATCAACAATCTAgatattttcacatatatgaACTCCAAGTTCATATACGTGGAAAAACACATACGACACCAGATGACATCTTTATATTACAACGTTATGCAGCAAAAATGTGAACTAGAAAGATAAGTTATAACAAACGCTTTGTCTTTCGCTACTCTTCAACCCGATAATTTCGCTTATCGACTCATAAAAGGACCTAGATACATGGCTGTCACCACCGGAGAAGCCGTTCAAATAATCAAATGTATTCCAGTCGACGTTACAGTAAGAAAGACTGAAGAATGTTACACAGAACTATCCGTCATAGTACGCAATAGTTCATACTTTCTCACCCCAAAATCAAGAATCATTACTAAAATTGgtaatgaaaaagaatgtaGTTACGAACTACCCACTCTTTATCGAATTGAAAACACATGGGTTTAATTCACTCCGAAACTTCAGGTACGACAGTTACCTCCTCCGCAATTACGACCAATGGCATCCTTGTCATGGGAATACTTGACGCCTGGACCATTGGCTATCAGCGGAATCTATTCCGAAGTAGATATAGAAAAACTAAGGGATCATATCATGTTCCCTGCAGAAAAACCAGCCTTGTTGAATGCAGTCGCTAGAGGATTAACCGGACATTCCGTAAATCCTGACACTCTCTCCATGTATAATTTACTGGACGAAGAATCGCTCAACAAAATAGTCGAAGGTACCGTCTCCCGCGTATGGAAGGGATACCTAAATTTCGGCTCTGCAACCGCTGGAATTGTtggaatattaatgataatctGACTAATAAAATTCATCATCGATATCACAATCCACGGGATACGCTCTTCATACAGTCTATGGATGCAGTGTACATCTGATCGGAGCCCTATGGAGCTCACTCACCTACTGCTACATCTCGCTCGCGGACCAGTCGACAGACATGGAAACCATGAAGACGGCAACGATACACCAACACCCCCATCCGCACCACCTAATTCAATAGAGGACCCTGTAACCCGACAGCTACCTGCAGTTGCCCGAGACAGTGATCCTGACACATCGACAACCGTAAATATAACTGATTCcaattctcaattttatataaatctaaggAATCAATTGCAAGGCATAGAACAAATTCCTACGAAAACATCGGAATTCGTTCTCAAATAGGGAGGGAGGTGTGACGTCCCGTCATTTTTTCGaatccaaaaatttaatttcttatataatataataatcacagCCCAAAATtgcataagaataattatctctctattattattacttgcttattacatatataatcacgctcttattaattatatttaaatattcaatattacattatcaattatattataaaatattaaagaataataaataacagtagAAGTAGATTACCGTATAGCATATAACGGACTATACTTGCAAACTATAACTTATGAGACAAGAATCCGATAAAAAAAGCAATgcgaaataataacaattcttttccttattaaaataagtattcttgaactttaatttaattaaaacttgccTAAGAAGCCAAATGGAAGCATCAGGATAGATCCATCCTTTATTAAAGTCAACAGTAATAatgatgcatatataaaatttatttaaatatatacaagaatttgaagttattaatattatcctaATGGTTTCAATTGCCAATATCGATTCAACTTACACTATCGTTCGTTAGACATCGTTATGTCTCCAACAATATAGTTATTCGaaaatttacgaaattattattaacaattaattttaataacaaatgaaGGAGACGACCTAGCACTCTGAAACATAGCTAACGTGATCACTATTTCAagtagagtaaaaagaaattaatctgGTTCCAActagtaaaaacaaaatggtGGACctcttataaacaaataaaaacttcTCTTAAACTAATGCAcgaaataaaacgaaatttgAACGACATCATATACAAAGGCCCCTTTTTAAGACCGGAGTAATTGCACGTTGATTCGTTAGCccagtaaaaacaaaatggcCGTcactttgtttaaattaattccgaTTTTCATGAAACTTTCCATAAATGTTATACTTAAAGATTTATACACGATTTAGCTAGTTTCGAATTTCTAAgtctaaagataaaaaatccaAAATGGCGATTTTTAAAGTTGCTCCAAATCAGCTGAGACTTTACACATATCTTAGTTTTGTTACTTTAAGGCCAGTCAACATATTTTCGATCCTCTAAGtccaaaaacaaaaaagttaaaaatggcagccaaaaattttaaaattgcctAAAACGCATACCCTCAAAGTTTCAATTCATTTGGAAGTATACAACTAAAACCCCTTAATtgttagttaaaaattaataattttactcttaaatattatttttaccaaTATTAAGAATGAGCACCACTGATAAgtacataattacaataatgcacctatgatattataataaataattaagtaacaAACTCTCTTTGCAACCATTAAGAAGCCGtaactatattaatacatattaataaataattaataatggataaatttaaatttaattccaaagtcactaaataattttagaatgagAACCACTGGCAACAATAATTGTTGCAAACAGAAAAGggcttaaataaaaattataacacattatatcataatcgagagtcttaatatataattattatataaaataattatatatattaaataattaaatatttcattaaataatttattagcatttatatatgaaaattttacgttCATTAAgatctttacaatttttactaaaactctccattataaaataatgtaaaaatcgaacaatgtattatttaaatattattaatattatattctagcgaaaatattattttataataacctttattcattataaaattaacaaaaaccaAATTGTACTTATAAAAAGAtcgattgttaattaattaattaacatagaagcataatttattaattacaaaaataatgagaatattaACCATATTCAATTTGActaaaggatatatatatatatatatatacatattttgatctttttataaattttaatatgtgaaTAAGCTAtgcgaatttatattatttctcttataatagCACGGAAtccaaaatatcaaaataattaatcaattcttATATCAAAAGGTAGAGTAAAAATTCCtgatttcatacatatatatatgttcaggaaataattaacaattacttcaatataagaaaaagaaaattagagttataaaagaaatttatatgttaaaatattatacgcttATAACAAATGACCTTTGAATAACCTTCATTATactacaagaaaattaaatattggaataattatttgatttttatatcaaaatgtaaagcaaaaattcctgaatcgatacatatatatatatatatatatatatgtttataaaattattaacggtttccctgcaattaattaaagaaaattagcgttataaaagaattcatgtattaaatattataagccTTAGTGCAAGGAAAGTATCAAGTTTCATCTTGCACCTGCGTCATCTTGAAAGATTGTTTAAACGGCGGCATCTCTTTGTAAGCCGCCGCGCTCAATACCGAAAATTACCTCTGCATATACTGAAGGAGCCCACAAGCTCGAGATCCCCGATCCCCGCGGCCCACATTCAATCTGAATATAAGGCGCGTCCGCGGACGACCAGAGCATTcagtcggaaattttcaagagaacaACTACAAGGAAGAACTATTcagtcggaaattttcaagcaAGCAACAACAAGAAAAGGAGAACTATTCAGTCGGAAATTTTTGAACAAGTAACATCAAGCAAAAACCATTcagtcggaaattttcaagagaacaACAACTAGAAGAACTATTcagtcggaaattttcaagagagCTACAACAAGAAAGGAAGAGCCATCCAGTAACTACTAATCAGCAGTTAAATACTTGTAAGTAAAATTGTACTAAGGATTATACTGAATAAAGACTTATAAACTTTTCAATCTTCGaacttagaaatattttcccACTCTTCGAACTTAGAATATTTTCAcacttagaaatattttatgatcttcgtacttagaatattttcatacatgttaatacttatactattttatgccGCTGAATCCATTGAatcttatacttatattatttcactgactcttttgatagaataattctgagatagaattatttcataatactttaattttatagattcaatgttacatttttacgattaatacttatattttatttcgataccgacacttatattattttatctcttatttcaTACTTGATAATATTTCGTCTTTCACTGATCTTTAATCGATACTTGTATTCCACACCCTTATCCTATATTACCTATTACCTTATAACATAATACtacctcttttatttttcagtcgttatttaatctaatttcaaatcattacagtttactttaaattattttattgtttgatataattcaattgttgaattattaaattattccaacGATATCCTGTCATAAGATCACCTCTGTGCGTCACGTTCATTGCGCGATATTTGTCatggtgtcatggagttcctagaacttCCTCAGCCTCTCGTTAGTGCCGAGTGAATTGTATTCTCACCACCAGACTATATCAAACATACAATAACAGGATGCCTGCTCAGCGTGCCTGCTTCCACCTGAACAATAAAAAGATGTCGTGTAAAGTAAGCTCCTACAGTGGCAGGTGCCATCGATACTGGCTTCTGAATCCGTTCACTGACTAACAGTGGCCTACGCCTTTCCTCATAGGGTCATCTTCCCTATTTGGAAAACAGAGTTTTATTGTAACACCGAGTGAcagtgatttttctttttttttcttaaatttactACAGCAcgtatttgttaaataattgaatattcgatttatatttatacgagtTTATCCAACTCtttcaagattaattaaagTCATTCGACTTGAATTATGCAGTGAGTTCAGATGCTGGATAAGGATACTCTCCAGGCCGCACGATCTCACGGCAGATTCAGtcttattaattatcgatattaaacCGGATTTGTGTGGTGAGTTCAGATGCTGGATAAGGATACTCTCCAGGCCGCACGATCTCACAACTCACAATCCCCGGTGATAGGTTCGATTTACGATTGCCGAAGCCAACCTCGTACATAGAGATTAGTGAAAGCAACCTAAAccgaaatagaataaataactGCAACAGAGTATTCAAGTCTTAAAATCTACCCAGTATACTCAGtttatcaaatcaaatttatacagCAATATTAAACCGGATTTGTGCAAATAAGTTCAGATGCTGGATAAGGATACTCTCCAAGCCGCACGATCTTATGACACACGATCCCCGGTAATAAATTCAGCTTGACTGCCGATACGAATCTTATGCGAAGGATTCGTGGAAACAACATAAACTGAAATTGAGTATGCCAAAAACCCGACGTGCTGGTAGGAAACATATACTAAGGCGATTGAAAGCTCGTCTTCTTAAAGCTATAAACGACTGTCTTTCTAATTCCACAACCGATTCCGAACAAATTCCTCTTATCGAACCTTCCTCTTCCAATCAAGAATcttcttcttatattatagattgtaaaaacaattACATACATCCTATCGATACCGATATAGGTCCCCgtcctttaataataaatcctgCTACCATcggagaattaataaataaaagatttatcgcCAATCCCTCTGACCTTAAATCATCTTGTAACAAAGAAagttaagatatttatagattttgcaAAGCAACACGCCGCTATTCAGCTTGTAATCTGAAGGCGACGCGTCATTATTCAAACTCAGAATTGTTCCATCAACTTTAttccgatttttttcttattttcaaatagaattcaataatttattaatagacaACCGTTTACTTAATTACGATTATACTTAACAACATTTTTCCAACAAAGTAAGttcttcattaattattttgtaactatTCTTTATTTCTGAAGTCTTGTCAAGTACGCAGACTCTATAATATCACTCACAAGGAATATACAcacaagaattattataaccatctttattcttttttttcaacaaatatacAGGCTTATGTACtactcataataaaaatataatattaataaatcaataaatacttCATTTCACCTTGTGTCAATCCGTTTCTACCTGTACTGAAATAAAAGATCCTAGCTCTCGGCGTCCCTGGGTATAACCGGTGCATTGCAGGTTGCCCATAAAAATAGAGAGCACCCTTCGTTGGTCTTCTCCGAGGAAAGATCGACAAGGAACGTCACTGGACGTGACAGGAGAATATCGCTCATCCATGACTAAAACCAGGATGTCTTCTTGTAAAGACGGGGATGGTTGATTCCATTTGTACATTGAGAGATACCGTTGAAGATATCCTTTAGACCATAACTTCCAGAAACTATCAAACATTTGTCTTGAGAGTTGCCATCGagataaatgtgaaatttttacattttcgagTGATGGTTTGAGGACTGTCGCCAAAGAGCTACCAATGAGAAAATGAGCCGGAGTGAGAACGTTCAAATCGTCAGGATCATCAGTGAGTGCGCAGAGTGGTCGAGAATTGAGTATGGCTTCAACCTGCGTTAGAAAGGTGGTCATCTTTTCGTaagttaatatttgatttcctATTACTCTCCTCAGGTGGTATTTCACCGACTTCACTCCGGCTTCCCATTTTTCTCCGAAATGGGGTGTGACTGGAGGGATAAACTTCCATAGAGTGCCATCctttgataataatgaaaaaggcGGTCGAGTTCCTTTGaacttgaaaaaaacaaactgGAGCTCCTTGTCAGCTCCCTTGAGGTTGATGCCGCAGTCACTAGTTAGAGTAGCACAATTACCTCTCCTTGACACAAATCGTTTATAGGCTGATATGAATGCTTCAGTCGAATAATCAGTAACCAATTCTACGTGAATAGCAAAGGTTGATAAATACACAAATAGGGCGATGTAACCTTTGTATgttcttgaattttttcctttccagTTTTTCAAAATGATCGGTCCAGCATAATCAATGCCAGAGTGAAGGAAAGGACGAGATGGGGTTACTCTTTCCGCAGGTAGTTGTCTCATTATTTGATGAACTCGTCTTTGGCGATATTGAGCAcactatacattttaaaataaaagatcgaACAGGTGCTCGTCCTCCAATGATCCAGAACTCGCTTCTAATCAAAGAAAGAGTTAACTGGGTTCCTCCATGTAGCGTTTTAATGTGAGCATCTGAAATGATTAAGGAGGTTAGTGCAGAATTGCGAGGCAAAATTAATGGATGTTTTGAAATGCGGATTTTGAAAGGCAGATAAGGGTGCTGACTGAAGTCGACCGCCTACTCGTATAAGTCCTTGAGAATCAATCCATGGAGTAAGACGTAGAAGTTGATTTAATCGAGGAAGCAGTTGTTGATTAGAGATAAGTTTGATTTCCTATTGAAAAGCACATTGCTGAATTTCTTTTACCCAGTAGAGTTTGGCGTTTTCCAGTTCTTGAGTTGTGATCGGTTGATTTAATAGATTCGTTCGATTTCCTTTGAAACGAGATAAGGCGCGTGTACATAGAACAGTTATTCTTAATAATCGGTTAAgacttgaatatttatataaataatattccagaGATTGGTGTTTGGACAATTAGTAACAAGTATTTGAATTGGTTTTTTTTCAAGGTTTTCTCGTTGATTCAACAATGTCGGTCCTTTCGGCCAAGTTGTAGATTTTTCAGAAAGCCAGAGAGGTCCTATCCACCATGAGGTTTGCTGAATGAGTTATGCGGGCGTTAATCCTCGAGTTCTACAGTCAGCAGGGTTTTGGTGTTTGGGGATAAATCTCCAGATTGCTTGAGGAAGTGTTTCGTGGATATGACAAACCCGATTGTGTACGAATTCCTTCCATCTTGAAGGATGACTATTAATCCAAGTGTGAACAATCGCGGAGTCTGTCCACATTACAACAGGAATTcgttttatgtttaaaatgttcaaaacTTTGGAGATTAGCCTGGTTAAGAGAGTAGCTGCCGTGAGTTCCAAGCGAAGAATGGTCATTTTCTTTAGTGGTGCGACCTTCGTCTTAGCACAAACTAAATGAGTATGATAATTATCTGCTTGCTTGGTTCTAATATAAACAGCAGCGCACATGGCTAGTTGCGATGCGTCACAAAATCCATGGATTTCGACATCCTGATGTTGTTTGAGCTTGATCCATCTGGGAAAAGAAAGTTTAGCTATATCATGGATATGTTCTTGAAAACAAGTCCATTTTCTTACAACTGGCGAAGGCAGCGGATCATCCTAACCAAGCTTGATTGCCCAGAGTTCTTGGATTAAAATCTTTGCTGTAATTATAACCGGAGCGAGAAAACCGAGCGGATCAAGTATTTTAGCAATTGTGGAGAGTATAATGCGTTTTGTTGTGCCTGATCGTTGAATAGAATTGTTGTAACTGAAAAGAATCGGTGACAGATTTCCAGCATAGACCCAAAATGGATACAGTTGTTGTTTCCTCAAACTTTATGGATGTAGGATTACCATGTGATTGAGCGAAATGGATTTGAGAATTCTTGTGTCATTATTCGTCCATTTTTGAAGCGGAAATCCGCCCGCCATGCACAAGGAAATGATTTGCTGGAGGATATCTCTAGTTTGCTCGACAGAATCAGCGCCTCCGAAAATATCGTCTACATACTTCCCTTGAGTAAGTGGAGAAATTGCGAGAGGAAACTGTCTCCCCTCATCTTCCACTAATTGAGCAATCGTTCGTAGGGCTAAATAGAGAGCACAAACTAAACCGTAGGTTACGATTGTTAACTGGTATGTTGAAATTTCGTGATTTTGATTCTTCCACGAATACGCTGATAGTTCCAATCTTCTTGGTGAACATTGATCTGTCGATACATCTTCTCTATATCGCATGAGAAGACATATCGAAATTGACGGAACCAGATGAGTACCTCAAAGACATCCGTTTGTAGTTTAGGTCCCGTATGAAGTAAGTCATTCAGTGAGATTCCGCTACTGGTTCGGCTTGATCCATTAAATACGACTCTAAGTTTCGTTGTTGAACTATTCTCCCTGAAAACTCCGCGAGGAGGAAGATAATAAGCCGATTTCGGTTTTGGTTGAGCAGGAGGAACTTGCACCATATGCCCAAAATTTTCGTAggtttgtaaaaattcatagTAAGCTTGAGCATAATCTTGATTGGTTGATAATTGATTAGATAATCGATGAAGCATCCGCATTGCCTTTAGGCGAGACTCTCCTAAAGaattaatcgatttttttaatggtAAGCGAACCGTGTAGCGTCCTTGATTATCGCGGGAATGCatggatttaaaatattgttcgcACTCTTGATCCTCCTTAGATAATGATGATGAGGATGCCATTGGGATTTCATTAACTCGCCAGAATAGTTGAAGAACGTCATGAAGTTCTTTGTCAATCATGACGTGGTATCCGTGCAATTCATTCGGAGGATGATTGACTACAGGTCCAGAAATAATCCATTCAAACTTAATCAATTGTGCTATTGGGGAATTTTCGTCTTCTTTGATAAATCcgttatcgataattttatggAAAACATTGGATCCTAAAATGATGTCAATAAAAGCTCCTGgagatttataattgtaatccgCAAGAGTAATTCCGTCGAGGTGAGGCCAATGTATTTGTTTAAAGTTAATTGATGGAAGAGAGGAAGTCAACTTCGGAAGGATATATGCTGATacattaatttcgaaattattgcTATGAGATTGATTTAACTGTGAAGTGAGTTAGACCTTTGGTAGTGTTTGACCGTTGTGCGCCAATTCCAGTGAGAGGAATATTGGAGGATATTCTTGGGAGATGAAGCATTTGAACCAGCCGTTCCGTAACAAGAGATATTTCTGACTCTTGGTCGATAAGGTCACAAGCCTTGATGAATTCTCCATTCGATGATATTGCCAAAACCTGAGCGGTTGCAAGAAGAACACCTGAATTAGTTGATTGAGTTTGACATGATACTTGAAGGACGTGAGTTTTTAGCTGATGCCGAGGGTGTTGTCGAGGTTGAGTCAGAGGGAGGGTTTAGCGGCTTCCTTTTGATGGATTGTGGTATGGTGTTTTGACCACATTTCAGGCATCGCTTTGTTATGCGGTAGGCTGATGCTCGATGAGATCCGAGGTAGTTAAagcaaagattataatttttgaggATTTCCTTTCTTTGTATTGCGGACAACTTGCTATGTAGTGATTGGAGGAGCACAACGTACACAAGCTAGGTTTTTTTGAATGTTTATCTTTTGATTTTCCCTGAAAGTGAGATTTAAATGATTGTTGGCCAGATGCTGTGTTTGACTTACCAGttcgagatttttcaaaagCTTGAAGTGATAATAATCTCGTAATTAGGAAATCGCTGAACTGTGTCCACGTGGGGGGCTCTTTTGACGAGCCTAAGTGATGCTATCATGATTTCACGGATTCCGCATTCAAACGGTGTACCGcaataaacacaaaaaaatcgTCCCAGTGATGTATCGGGCGTTTCAGTGTTTCAAGAGTGCAATGGATTTGCATGATGTTTGTGTAGAGTTGCTCCATCTCACTGGCGGACTCCTTTGTCATacgttttaatgttaaaaggGAGTGTAATGCGGAATTTACTAGGAGtcgtttattttcataaaaggcAATCAGTGCTTCCCAGGCCTTTTGGAAATTCTCCGCAGTGAGAgtcgtattttttaatagatggGCAGCGGATCCAATGAGACTTGTTTTAAGATATTGCAGTTTTTCTACGGCTGATAAAGTTGGGTTAGCGAGAATTAAAGAACTAAACAGATCCTTAAACGATAACCAATCTGAGGGAGTGCCGTTAAACTTTGGTATATCGATTCGAGGCAGTCGCGcatgatgaaaatatacagGGATACTAGAAGTATGAGATGTAGACGGAATGTGATTGTTACTTACAGAGTCATGATCGAGCAAGGAATTCATTTTGTCGACTGCCACGAGGTAAGAATCGTATGTAGCTGagaaaatattgtctgagaaataaatatgagtTTTTATTTGAACTGTCATTAGAAGTGAGTTTCGTAATTGAGAGATTAATCGCATCATGTATTAAGGAGAATTTTTCCCAATTCTCCTTGAGAGCTGACAATCGAGCATGTACGCGTTGAGACGTGATGTTTGATGTTGAGGATCCGACTTTCGTTAGATTATCCACTGAGTTTACGATAAAGTCTCGCAATGTGAGCTGTTGCTCGAGTCGGTTTTCAATGTGGTTGACtctcattttgtttttttaccgCCCGATATCCGGCTCGAAGGaccaaatatataatgtagagtT comes from Anoplolepis gracilipes unplaced genomic scaffold, ASM4749672v1 Contig26, whole genome shotgun sequence and encodes:
- the LOC140675984 gene encoding uncharacterized protein, with amino-acid sequence MRQLPAERVTPSRPFLHSGIDYAGPIILKNWKGKNSRTYKGYIALFVYLSTFAIHVELVTDYSTEAFISAYKRFVSRRGNCATLTSDCGINLKGADKELQFVFFKFKGTRPPFSLLSKDGTLWKFIPPVTPHFGEKWEAGVKSVKYHLRRVIGNQILTYEKMTTFLTQVEAILNSRPLCALTDDPDDLNVLTPAHFLIGSSLATVLKPSLENVKISHLSRWQLSRQMFDSFWKLWSKGYLQRYLSMYKWNQPSPSLQEDILVLVMDERYSPVTSSDVPCRSFLGEDQRRVLSIFMGNLQCTGYTQGRRELGSFISVQVETD